From the Salvelinus namaycush isolate Seneca unplaced genomic scaffold, SaNama_1.0 Scaffold204, whole genome shotgun sequence genome, one window contains:
- the LOC120038026 gene encoding cyclic AMP-responsive element-binding protein 5-like, with protein sequence MAMLLFFSIQRLKAALAHHPGAIANGNMNSMGHMMEMMSSRQQQEQGGGHHHLHPSHPHQHLSAPPHSHAYQHHPHHHHSGHSQGGHHHPQGHNPHHNSHPPHLHPGHPHQTSPPPHLHPGHPHQTSPPPHLHPGHPHQTSPHPPLHSGPGSHSQLSPAAQQMQPSQTMQSPTPSGGRRRRTVDEDPDERRRKFLERNRAAATRCRQKRKVWVVSLEKKAEELTQTNMQLLNEVTMLKNEVTQLKQLLLTHKDCPITTLQKDPQGYLSPDSSPAGSPAPACSQQQVIQHNNITTSSTAVGGSTVHGLPNHRTDINPIH encoded by the exons ATGGCCATGTTGTTGTTCTTCTCCATACAGAGGCTGAAGGCGGCGCTCGCGCACCACCCGGGAGCCATCGCCAACGGCAACATGAACAGCATGGGTCACATGATGGAAATGATGTCATCgcggcagcagcaggagcagggGGGCGGCCACCACCACCTTCACCCCTCCCACCCTCACCAGCACCTGTCGGCTCCGCCCCACAGCCACGCCTACCAGCACCACCCCCACCATCACCACAGCGGCCACAGCCAGGGCGGGCACCACCACCCACAGGGCCACAACCCCCATCACAACTCCCACCCGCCTCATCTCCACCCTGGACACCCACACCAGACCTCACCCCCGCCTCACCTCCACCCTGGACACCCACACCAGACTTCACCCCCGCCTCACCTCCACCCTGGACACCCACACCAGACCTCACCCCACCCTCCACTTCATTCTGGACCAGGGTCACATTCACAG ttgTCCCCGGCGGCCCAGCAGATGCAGCCGAGCCAGACGATGCAGTCTCCGACCCCTAGCGGTGGGCGCCGCAGGCGGACGGTGGACGAGGACCCTGACGAACGGCGGCGGAAGTTTCTGGAGAGAAACCGAGCGGCGGCCACGCGATGCAGACAGAAGAGGAAAGTATGGGTGGTGTCACTGGAGAAGAAGGCTGAAGAGCTGACCCAGACCAACATGCAGCTTCTG AATGAGGTGACCATGCTGAAGAACGAGGTGACCCAACTCAAGCAGCTCCTCCTCACCCATAAAGACTGCCCCATCACCACTCTGCAGAAAGACCCCCAAGGTTACCTCA GTCCAGACAGCAGTCCAGCAGGCAGCCCGGCCCCAGCCTGCTCCCAGCAGCAGGTCATCCAGCACAACAACATCACCACCTCCAGCACAGCTGTAGGGGGCAGCACTGTGCACGGCCTGCCCAACCACCGCACAGACATCAACCCCATCCACTAg